The following are from one region of the Deferribacterota bacterium genome:
- a CDS encoding ZIP family metal transporter: protein MDTHYIYNISPVMQALFAGLFTWFLTAVGASLVFFFKEIKREVLDGMLGFAAGVMIAASFWSLLAPAIEMSENLDIPTWLPVSVGFLLGGVFLLIADRLIPHLHIGYERSESEGIPTNLRRSVLLVLAITLHNIPEGLAVGVAFGGAASNISGFTLASAIVLAIGIGIQNMPEGAAVSVPLRRENISISKCFFYGQASGIVEPIAAVLGAAAVIYIQPILPYALAFAAGAMIYVVVEELIPESQLDKKTDISTIFAMLGFTIMMVLDVALG, encoded by the coding sequence ATGGATACCCATTATATTTATAATATCTCACCAGTAATGCAGGCCCTTTTTGCTGGATTATTCACCTGGTTTTTAACTGCAGTTGGTGCCTCCCTTGTATTCTTTTTTAAAGAAATTAAGAGAGAGGTTTTAGATGGTATGTTAGGTTTTGCGGCAGGTGTTATGATTGCTGCAAGCTTTTGGTCTTTACTTGCCCCAGCAATTGAAATGTCTGAAAACCTAGATATTCCTACTTGGTTACCTGTTTCAGTCGGTTTTTTATTAGGTGGTGTATTTTTATTAATTGCTGATAGATTAATCCCTCATTTACATATTGGATATGAAAGAAGCGAGAGTGAGGGGATTCCAACAAATTTGAGAAGAAGTGTGTTATTAGTATTGGCAATAACATTACACAATATCCCAGAAGGTTTGGCTGTTGGCGTAGCCTTTGGTGGAGCAGCTTCTAATATATCTGGCTTTACTTTGGCTAGTGCAATAGTTTTGGCTATTGGTATAGGTATACAGAATATGCCCGAAGGGGCAGCTGTCTCTGTCCCACTTCGAAGGGAAAATATATCGATCTCAAAGTGTTTTTTTTATGGACAGGCTAGTGGTATTGTTGAGCCTATTGCAGCTGTACTAGGGGCAGCTGCTGTTATATATATTCAACCTATCTTGCCATATGCCCTTGCATTTGCTGCAGGGGCAATGATCTATGTTGTTGTTGAAGAATTGATTCCCGAGTCTCAGCTAGATAAGAAAACTGATATCTCTACAATTTTTGCAATGCTTGGTTTTACAATAATGATGGTTTTAGATGTTGCTTTGGGGTAG
- the rbsK gene encoding ribokinase yields the protein MCYNQNNIVVVGSSNIDLVIRAERLPKLGETLIGESFKIGFGGKGANQAVMASKLKAGVSMVTKLGSDIFGKETLNNFKNFNINTNYVYFADESTGVAPIFVDDKGNNFIVIVPGANWLLKPNDVKIARDLIATSNILICQLEVPLETTLEALKIAKSAGILTLFNPAPARQLPSEIYRYVDIIAPNEVEAELLTGVDINSVEDAKKAAFKLFEKGVKNVLITLGDKGALSLENGNLNIIPAINVKPVDTTGAGDAFIGAFAYRYVITKSLEDSVKFANVAAGLSVRKMGTQVSFPTLDEVTSYYRKLFGDL from the coding sequence ATGTGTTATAATCAAAATAATATTGTAGTTGTAGGCTCATCAAATATTGATTTAGTGATAAGAGCTGAAAGACTTCCTAAACTAGGGGAAACATTAATTGGTGAGAGTTTTAAAATAGGTTTTGGTGGCAAAGGAGCAAATCAAGCTGTTATGGCGTCAAAGTTAAAAGCTGGTGTATCAATGGTTACAAAATTGGGCAGTGATATATTTGGCAAAGAAACGCTTAATAATTTTAAGAATTTTAATATTAATACTAATTATGTTTATTTTGCAGATGAATCAACTGGCGTTGCCCCTATATTTGTTGATGATAAAGGGAATAATTTTATTGTAATAGTCCCTGGAGCTAATTGGCTACTAAAACCTAATGATGTAAAGATAGCTAGAGATCTAATTGCAACATCAAATATTTTGATTTGTCAACTAGAGGTTCCACTAGAGACAACTTTGGAAGCCCTAAAAATTGCAAAAAGTGCAGGGATTCTTACTTTATTTAATCCTGCGCCTGCTAGGCAATTGCCTAGTGAGATTTATAGGTATGTTGATATAATTGCCCCAAATGAAGTAGAGGCAGAACTACTTACTGGAGTTGACATTAACAGCGTTGAAGACGCAAAAAAGGCAGCCTTTAAGCTTTTTGAAAAGGGAGTAAAAAATGTTTTAATAACCCTTGGTGATAAAGGTGCTTTATCTCTAGAAAATGGTAATCTTAATATTATACCAGCAATTAATGTGAAACCTGTCGATACAACCGGCGCAGGCGATGCCTTTATTGGGGCATTTGCATATAGGTATGTTATTACAAAGAGTTTAGAAGACTCAGTAAAATTTGCAAATGTTGCAGCTGGATTGTCAGTTAGAAAAATGGGCACCCAGGTTAGCTTTCCAACCCTAGATGAAGTTACAAGTTATTACAGAAAATTATTTGGCGATCTTTAA
- a CDS encoding TerC/Alx family metal homeostasis membrane protein, whose translation MNTMYWFFLILLLIFLLLLDLFVFQRKSHTINLREALFYSIFWISLGLLFGIVVYNIYGINSALEYYGAYLVELSLSVDNLFIFIVIFAFFRVPQEYRHKVLYLGIIGAFVLRITFILIGIRLVREFEWLLYIFGAILIYSSIKLLSSKDRKLSIADNPVIKFVNKFIPVIKEYRDGKFLVKENKKIYITPLFLTLIAVETSDLMFALDSIPAVFGITLDPFIAFSSNAFAVLGLRALYFAIANLIELIRFLNYGLSCVLLFIGLKMIFSHFVTIPIYITLLVIALIISATVIVSILFPKKSD comes from the coding sequence ATGAATACTATGTATTGGTTTTTTTTGATACTTTTACTCATATTTTTATTGCTTTTAGATTTATTTGTTTTTCAAAGAAAATCTCACACAATAAATCTCAGAGAGGCATTGTTTTACAGTATTTTTTGGATATCCCTAGGGCTACTCTTTGGTATTGTAGTTTATAATATTTATGGCATAAATTCTGCACTTGAATATTATGGGGCTTATTTAGTTGAGCTCTCATTAAGCGTTGATAATCTATTTATTTTTATTGTTATTTTTGCTTTTTTTAGAGTTCCCCAAGAATATAGACATAAGGTATTATACCTAGGTATAATTGGTGCATTTGTTTTACGGATTACCTTTATACTTATTGGTATAAGGTTGGTTAGAGAGTTTGAATGGCTATTATATATCTTTGGGGCTATACTTATCTACAGTTCTATAAAATTATTATCTAGTAAGGATAGGAAATTATCCATAGCTGATAACCCAGTAATAAAATTTGTTAATAAATTTATTCCTGTTATAAAAGAGTATAGAGATGGAAAATTTTTAGTAAAAGAGAATAAAAAAATTTATATTACCCCACTATTTTTGACTCTTATAGCAGTTGAGACTTCTGATTTAATGTTTGCCCTTGATTCAATTCCTGCTGTATTTGGAATAACCCTAGATCCTTTTATTGCCTTTAGCTCAAATGCATTTGCAGTATTAGGTTTGAGAGCACTCTATTTTGCTATAGCCAATTTGATTGAGTTAATTAGGTTTCTCAATTATGGATTATCTTGCGTTCTTTTATTTATTGGTTTAAAAATGATTTTTAGTCATTTTGTAACAATTCCTATTTATATTACATTATTAGTTATTGCATTAATTATCTCTGCAACTGTTATTGTATCTATTTTGTTCCCTAAGAAAAGTGACTAA
- a CDS encoding tRNA-binding protein produces MDKKDFVSYDLFEDIDIRVGKIIEVSAFPEAKKPAYKLRIDFGELGVKSSSAQITKLYKKEDLLNKQIVAVVNFKPKKIAGFYSECLVLGVCERENEVVLLTVDRPVKNGLKVF; encoded by the coding sequence ATGGATAAGAAAGATTTTGTTAGCTATGATTTGTTTGAAGATATTGATATAAGAGTTGGTAAAATTATAGAAGTATCAGCGTTCCCAGAAGCTAAAAAACCTGCTTATAAATTAAGGATAGATTTTGGGGAGCTTGGAGTAAAAAGTTCTAGTGCACAAATTACAAAATTATATAAGAAAGAAGATTTATTAAACAAGCAAATAGTTGCTGTTGTTAATTTTAAGCCTAAAAAAATAGCAGGGTTTTATTCAGAATGCCTTGTTTTGGGTGTTTGTGAAAGAGAGAATGAGGTTGTCTTGCTCACTGTTGATAGACCAGTTAAAAATGGTTTAAAAGTATTTTAG
- a CDS encoding endonuclease V: MYGYLINLQRRIASKVILEPFKSNIDYFGGIDVAFSKNFAFAAIVILDSSFNLVDVACGISKIKLAYIPGLLSFREFPAIYQAYKNLNIKADIYLVDGQGIAHPRGLGIASHIGVILNIATIGCAKKKLVGDYINPPNKKFSYTYLYNSIDTPIGAIVRSRERVKPIFVSPGHKTDIESSVNIIKRVITKYRLPEPIRYAHQYADRFKKEKLNNLKETI; encoded by the coding sequence ATGTATGGTTATTTAATAAACCTGCAAAGGAGAATTGCGAGTAAGGTTATACTAGAGCCTTTCAAAAGCAATATTGATTACTTTGGGGGGATTGATGTTGCATTTAGCAAAAACTTTGCATTTGCCGCAATTGTAATATTAGATTCTAGTTTTAATCTAGTTGATGTAGCTTGTGGGATTTCAAAAATAAAACTTGCCTATATTCCAGGATTGCTTTCCTTTAGAGAATTTCCTGCAATCTATCAGGCTTACAAAAATTTAAATATAAAAGCAGATATTTATTTAGTTGATGGTCAAGGGATTGCTCATCCTAGAGGATTGGGTATTGCCTCGCATATTGGTGTTATATTAAATATTGCTACAATAGGGTGTGCCAAAAAAAAGCTTGTTGGGGACTATATTAATCCACCAAATAAAAAATTCTCTTATACATATCTTTATAATAGTATAGATACCCCAATAGGTGCAATTGTTAGGTCTAGAGAAAGGGTAAAACCAATATTTGTCTCACCAGGACACAAAACAGATATAGAGAGCTCAGTTAATATTATTAAAAGGGTTATCACAAAATATAGACTACCTGAACCAATTAGATATGCGCACCAATATGCTGATAGATTTAAGAAAGAGAAACTAAATAATTTAAAAGAAACTATATAA
- a CDS encoding MBL fold metallo-hydrolase: MVENIKWLGHDVFQITENNLTIYTDPYKISKEKEADLILISHSHFDHCSPDDVKKIQGPNTTIVTTPDCTEKLEGDIKSVKPGDKINVKDVNIEVVPAYNIGKDFHPKSNNWVGFIFTVGDKTYYFAGDTDYIPEMDSFKEKNIDIALIPVSGTYVMTAEEAVKATKAIKPKIAIPMHYGTIVGSQNDAQYFKEQLEGIVEVHIL; this comes from the coding sequence ATGGTAGAAAATATTAAATGGTTAGGTCATGACGTTTTCCAAATAACAGAAAATAATCTGACAATCTATACTGATCCCTATAAAATTAGCAAAGAAAAAGAAGCAGATCTTATACTAATTAGTCATAGTCACTTTGATCACTGCTCCCCTGATGATGTAAAAAAGATACAGGGGCCAAATACAACAATAGTTACTACACCTGACTGCACAGAAAAACTAGAGGGCGATATAAAGAGTGTAAAACCTGGCGATAAAATAAATGTTAAGGATGTAAATATTGAAGTAGTTCCAGCTTATAATATAGGCAAAGATTTTCACCCCAAATCAAATAATTGGGTTGGTTTTATATTTACTGTGGGTGATAAAACTTACTATTTTGCTGGTGATACAGACTATATCCCAGAGATGGATAGCTTTAAAGAAAAAAACATCGATATTGCTTTGATCCCTGTTAGTGGAACATATGTAATGACAGCAGAAGAAGCTGTAAAAGCTACTAAGGCTATAAAACCAAAGATAGCCATTCCTATGCACTATGGCACAATAGTGGGCTCTCAAAATGATGCTCAATATTTCAAAGAACAATTAGAAGGTATAGTAGAGGTGCATATATTATAG